The following proteins are encoded in a genomic region of Streptomyces collinus Tu 365:
- a CDS encoding GNAT family N-acetyltransferase, giving the protein MTDPHAPTAASGPGPAPAHEQRVDGYGTVRIRPLDPAADAGTVHAWVSEERAAFWGMTGLTRDQVTEVYAHLATLDTHHAHLVTKDGEPAALLQTYEPGADRVGECYEVRPGDIGVHLLLAPAGPAGRQPGWTAALLGAITSYVLRGLGRRRIVVDPDVRNTRAIARFGRQGFTPGPEVVLPEVDLPDVYLPEKHARLAFLTRETAFPADPA; this is encoded by the coding sequence ATGACTGACCCGCACGCCCCCACCGCGGCGTCCGGCCCCGGCCCCGCCCCCGCCCACGAGCAGCGCGTCGACGGCTACGGCACCGTCCGGATCCGCCCCCTCGACCCCGCGGCCGACGCGGGCACGGTGCACGCCTGGGTGAGCGAGGAACGCGCCGCGTTCTGGGGCATGACCGGCCTCACCCGGGACCAGGTGACGGAGGTCTACGCCCACCTGGCCACGCTCGACACCCACCACGCCCACCTGGTCACCAAGGACGGCGAGCCGGCCGCCCTGCTCCAGACCTACGAGCCCGGCGCCGACCGGGTCGGCGAGTGCTACGAGGTGCGGCCCGGCGACATCGGCGTCCACCTCCTCCTGGCGCCCGCCGGACCGGCGGGGCGGCAGCCCGGCTGGACCGCCGCCCTACTCGGTGCGATCACCTCGTACGTCCTGCGGGGGCTGGGGCGCCGGCGGATCGTCGTCGATCCCGACGTCCGCAACACCAGGGCGATCGCCCGCTTCGGCCGCCAGGGATTCACGCCCGGACCCGAGGTCGTCCTGCCCGAGGTCGACCTGCCGGACGTGTACCTGCCGGAGAAGCACGCCCGGCTGGCCTTCCTCACCCGGGAGACGGCCTTCCCGGCCGACCCGGCCTGA